The Gopherus evgoodei ecotype Sinaloan lineage unplaced genomic scaffold, rGopEvg1_v1.p scaffold_34_arrow_ctg1, whole genome shotgun sequence genome window below encodes:
- the RTN2 gene encoding reticulon-2 isoform X1: MGQVLGFAHCKESPSTVSTTPDSTDGGNDESDFPELQTAREFSEDEEEETSQDWGTPRELTFSYITFAGGPDAIPPSEPGPRGRRDSLARRVRGPLPRPETCETLVPMLDDSLENIPSLCQSPEGEQGLPAGQCQGLEPFSAWDAPLSYADEPSSLGWEEPQIMPGGGWHGLPPFGAAEQPGALTTHSEDAPEMLPGDCPRPKALMPCPAGGTPGLAYAEGSQHPPQTSAPPSPREEELEPQLEGEQADTEPITEQQLDGLDQSGNTLGVYIIVADLVYWRDTRTSALVFTGVMVTLLSLLHFSIVSVGSYGALAVLGITITLRLGRKGLQALRRSDGANPFQTQLDTDLPLSQEQLERLATRLSQDVLAAAHTLRRLFLVEDLVDSIKFAFLFYILTYVGAVFNGLTLLILGVISAFTFPLLYRQHQAQIDQYVGLVRNQLSNLRAKIQAKLPSAKAKPE; encoded by the exons ATGGGGCAGGTCCTGGGGTTCGCCCACTGCA AAGAATCTCCTTCTACTGTCTCCACCACACCCGACTCCACAGATG GCGGTAATGATGAGTCGGATTTCCCGGAGCTGCAGACGGCGCGCGAGTTCTccgaggatgaggaggaggagacgTCCCAGGACTGGGGGACCCCGAGGGAGCTGACCTTCTCCTACATCACCTTCGCGGGTGGCCCTGACGCCATCCCTCCCAGCGAGCCCGGCCCCCGGGGGCGGCGGGACTCCCTGGCCCGCCGGGTGAGGGGCCCTCTGCCCCGCCCTGAGACCTGCGAGACCTTGGTGCCCATGCTGGATGACAgcctggagaacatccccagcctGTGCCAGTCGCCCGAGGGCGAGCAGGGGTTGCCGGCCGGGCAGTGCCAGGGGCTGGAACCCTTCTCGGCCTGGGATGCCCCGCTGAGCTACGCGGATGAGCCCAGCTCCCTGGGGTGGGAGGAACCACAAATCATGCCAGGCGGGGGCTGGCATGGCCTCCCCCCTTTTGGGGCAGCAGAGCAGCCGGGAGCCCTCACCACACACTCAG AGGATGCTCCGGAAATGCTGCCAGGGGACTGCCCGCGACCCAAGGCCCTAATGCCGTGTCCGGCAGGGGGCACCCCTGGGCTCGCTTACGCCGAGGGCAGCCAGCACCCACCGCAGAcctcagctccccccagcccaagggaggaggagctggagccacagctggagggggagcaggcagatacGGAACCAATCACAGAACAGCAGCTGGATGGGCTGGACCAATCTGGGAACACTCTGGGAGTATACATCATAG TGGCGGACCTGGTGTACTGGCGGGACACCCGCACCTCGGCGCTCGTCTTCACCGGCGTCATGGTGACTCTGCTgagcctgctgcacttcagcatCGTCAGCGTGGGCTCCTACGGCGCCCTGGCCGTGCTGGGCATCACCATCACCCTGCGGCTGGGCCGCAAGGGGCTGCAGGCCCTGCGCCGCTCCGACGGCGCCAACCCCTTCCA GACTCAGCTGGACACAGATTTGCCGctgtcccaggagcagctggagcgcCTTGCCACGCGGCTCAGCCAGGACGTCCTGGCGGCCGCCCACACCCTGCGCCGCCTCTTCCTGGTGGAGGATCTGGTGGACTCGATCAAG TTCGCCTTCCTGTTCTACATCCTCACTTACGTGGGCGCCGTGTTCAACGGGCTGACGCTGCTCATCCTGG GTGTGATAAGTGCATTTACTTTCCCCCTGCTCTACCGGCAGCACCAG GCACAGATCGACCAGTACGTGGGGTTGGTGAGGAACCAGCTGAGTAACCTCAGAGCCAA GATTCAGGCCAAGCTCCCAAGTGCCAAAGCGAAGCCAGAATGA
- the RTN2 gene encoding reticulon-2 isoform X2, with amino-acid sequence MLDDSLENIPSLCQSPEGEQGLPAGQCQGLEPFSAWDAPLSYADEPSSLGWEEPQIMPGGGWHGLPPFGAAEQPGALTTHSEDAPEMLPGDCPRPKALMPCPAGGTPGLAYAEGSQHPPQTSAPPSPREEELEPQLEGEQADTEPITEQQLDGLDQSGNTLGVYIIVADLVYWRDTRTSALVFTGVMVTLLSLLHFSIVSVGSYGALAVLGITITLRLGRKGLQALRRSDGANPFQTQLDTDLPLSQEQLERLATRLSQDVLAAAHTLRRLFLVEDLVDSIKFAFLFYILTYVGAVFNGLTLLILGVISAFTFPLLYRQHQAQIDQYVGLVRNQLSNLRAKIQAKLPSAKAKPE; translated from the exons ATGCTGGATGACAgcctggagaacatccccagcctGTGCCAGTCGCCCGAGGGCGAGCAGGGGTTGCCGGCCGGGCAGTGCCAGGGGCTGGAACCCTTCTCGGCCTGGGATGCCCCGCTGAGCTACGCGGATGAGCCCAGCTCCCTGGGGTGGGAGGAACCACAAATCATGCCAGGCGGGGGCTGGCATGGCCTCCCCCCTTTTGGGGCAGCAGAGCAGCCGGGAGCCCTCACCACACACTCAG AGGATGCTCCGGAAATGCTGCCAGGGGACTGCCCGCGACCCAAGGCCCTAATGCCGTGTCCGGCAGGGGGCACCCCTGGGCTCGCTTACGCCGAGGGCAGCCAGCACCCACCGCAGAcctcagctccccccagcccaagggaggaggagctggagccacagctggagggggagcaggcagatacGGAACCAATCACAGAACAGCAGCTGGATGGGCTGGACCAATCTGGGAACACTCTGGGAGTATACATCATAG TGGCGGACCTGGTGTACTGGCGGGACACCCGCACCTCGGCGCTCGTCTTCACCGGCGTCATGGTGACTCTGCTgagcctgctgcacttcagcatCGTCAGCGTGGGCTCCTACGGCGCCCTGGCCGTGCTGGGCATCACCATCACCCTGCGGCTGGGCCGCAAGGGGCTGCAGGCCCTGCGCCGCTCCGACGGCGCCAACCCCTTCCA GACTCAGCTGGACACAGATTTGCCGctgtcccaggagcagctggagcgcCTTGCCACGCGGCTCAGCCAGGACGTCCTGGCGGCCGCCCACACCCTGCGCCGCCTCTTCCTGGTGGAGGATCTGGTGGACTCGATCAAG TTCGCCTTCCTGTTCTACATCCTCACTTACGTGGGCGCCGTGTTCAACGGGCTGACGCTGCTCATCCTGG GTGTGATAAGTGCATTTACTTTCCCCCTGCTCTACCGGCAGCACCAG GCACAGATCGACCAGTACGTGGGGTTGGTGAGGAACCAGCTGAGTAACCTCAGAGCCAA GATTCAGGCCAAGCTCCCAAGTGCCAAAGCGAAGCCAGAATGA
- the RTN2 gene encoding reticulon-2 isoform X3 — MGSAVADLVYWRDTRTSALVFTGVMVTLLSLLHFSIVSVGSYGALAVLGITITLRLGRKGLQALRRSDGANPFQTQLDTDLPLSQEQLERLATRLSQDVLAAAHTLRRLFLVEDLVDSIKFAFLFYILTYVGAVFNGLTLLILGVISAFTFPLLYRQHQAQIDQYVGLVRNQLSNLRAKIQAKLPSAKAKPE; from the exons ATGGGCAGCGCAG TGGCGGACCTGGTGTACTGGCGGGACACCCGCACCTCGGCGCTCGTCTTCACCGGCGTCATGGTGACTCTGCTgagcctgctgcacttcagcatCGTCAGCGTGGGCTCCTACGGCGCCCTGGCCGTGCTGGGCATCACCATCACCCTGCGGCTGGGCCGCAAGGGGCTGCAGGCCCTGCGCCGCTCCGACGGCGCCAACCCCTTCCA GACTCAGCTGGACACAGATTTGCCGctgtcccaggagcagctggagcgcCTTGCCACGCGGCTCAGCCAGGACGTCCTGGCGGCCGCCCACACCCTGCGCCGCCTCTTCCTGGTGGAGGATCTGGTGGACTCGATCAAG TTCGCCTTCCTGTTCTACATCCTCACTTACGTGGGCGCCGTGTTCAACGGGCTGACGCTGCTCATCCTGG GTGTGATAAGTGCATTTACTTTCCCCCTGCTCTACCGGCAGCACCAG GCACAGATCGACCAGTACGTGGGGTTGGTGAGGAACCAGCTGAGTAACCTCAGAGCCAA GATTCAGGCCAAGCTCCCAAGTGCCAAAGCGAAGCCAGAATGA